Genomic DNA from Nitratidesulfovibrio vulgaris str. Hildenborough:
GGGTCTGCGGCAGGCAGTCCGCCTTGTTCCAGCTGTAGAGAAGCACAGCCCCTCGCCCCGCCGGGAGGTCTCCGGGCCTGTCGCGCCCGCGTGCCACATCATCACAGCGCAGCAGCAGGTTGACCTGCCATGGCATGTCCGGGAGTGCCGCCTGCCATGCTGCGAGGGCAGCCCCGGCATCGCCCGCCCGGTACGAGGCCTCGCCCATGCGTATCCGCCACACGTCCAGCGGCAGCCCCCTGAAGGCACGGGCGTAGCCTGCGGCGGCGTCCGTCCACGCCTCGCGTGCGAAGGCAACATCGGCACGCATGGCCTCCAGCAACGGGGCAGGAATCCCCTCCGCACCGGCAAGCCAGCCCTCGAACCAGTCGAGGCAGCCCTCCGCAAGTCCCATCAATGCCGCCTGCCGCGTCCAGAAGAGGTTGCGGGGTTCAAGCCTGCGCATCCTTTCGAGGTGGCGGCAGATGGCCTTGGCATCACGCGAATGCAGCACCTGCAACAGTGCCCCGGCATCGGCGGGCGGCGTGTCATGGTCTGCCAGATGCGCGGCAAGACGCGCCACCTGCGTCGGCAAGAAGGGGTAGGCACCATGCAACACCAGCATCTGCCTTGCCGTGCGCCCCTCCAAGGGTGCCGACTCCCACGCTGCCCGCATCAGCCCGCCCCCGAGTCGCAAAAACCGAAACGCTGCGTCGGGGGGCGCACCGCCCGCCTTCTGCAACGCGACCTCCGCCACGGAAAGCAGATGCAGCCTGCCCACCCCGCCCTTGAGCAACGGCACGCGCAAGTCGTCGGGGAGTTCATTCCAGAAGCTGAACATAGGGTACTCCGTGGCGTTTCGGGCGTGGGCCGGGTTGACATCATGGGGCGAACACCCCCACACTGCGGGCATCATCCTGCATGGACAGGACAACCTCTAGCCCGCACGCACGCAAGCCGCAACCGTATGTCTTCATCGCCCTCTTCCGCCTCCATCGCCGCGCTGGTCGACCTGTGCTGCACGCACGTTCCCCTGTGGGAATGCGGCGCACTGGGGGCGGACAACGCATGGCGGCTTGCCTCGACGGCACTTCAGACCGGCGACGCTGCCCTTTGCGGGGTGGGTGCGCAGCTGGCACGTTTCGCATGGGAGGCCGACCCTCTCGACCCGCGCCTGTCTCGGCTTGTGGCTGCGCTGGAAGAGGACGGACTGCTTGCCGCCCCTGCCGCTTCGCTGGCACAGGACGTCGCCCGCCGCTGCCGCGTACCAGGCGACCACGCCCTCCTGCATTCCGTCACGGACGGCAACGCGCTACGCGACATCGTACTGCCGCGTCTTGCCGACCCCGCACACGGTGCCTTCTGGCTTGGGCGCGGCGTGGCTTGGTGCATGTCGTCTCAGGCGGAGGATGCCGCAGCCACCCTCGACATGCTGCTGGCAGCCTTTCCCGGTTGCCACCCTGCGCTGTCGCACCGTCTGCGTACCGCCTACGCCGTCCTGCACGGAACACACGGCGAAGCCCACACACTGCTGGAGACCTTCGCCCCGTCAGGCCGTGATGGTGTCGCCGTCGCAAACGGTGCCGAATACGGCGGTCACGACGCCACGCGACACGGTACGCATACGCCGTTCATGAACTGGGCCATCGTTCGCCGTGCTGCCCTCCTTGCCGAAGAAGGCGACACGGCCGAAGCATCTGCCCTGCTTCGCCGTGTATGGACGGCCATGCCGTGGCACCCCAACCTCGTTCTGGCACTGCACGAACTTGAACGGCCCCACCCGGCCCCGCCCAAGGACACGCCGCCGCCTGCCATCCTGCTCTATTCGTGGAACAAGCGTGATGTCCTCGCCGCCACACTGGATTCGTTGCGCGCATCGGGAACGGGCGACGCCCCGGTCTTCGTGCTCGACAACGGTTCCACCGACGGTACGGACACCATGCTCGACGCCATCGCCCGGCAGTGGGGCAGCCCGTTCACCAAGCTGCACCTGCCCGTGAACATCGGCGCGCCTGCCGCGCGCAACTGGCTGCTCTCGCTGGATGCGCTCAAGCGCCACGACCGGGTGGTCTTCCTCGACGACGACGTGCTGCTCGACCACGGCTGGCTCGACGGGCTGCTCTCCGTCGCCGTGGCGCATCCCTCCGCCGCTGTCGTGGGGTGCCGCATCACCGACGCCGCCGCCCCCCACGCCGTGCAATGCGCCGACTTCTTCGCCCTTCCACCCGCATTGGGGCAGCGCAGCTTCGCAGACCTCGAAGAGCACCTGTTCATCCACGGCAACGCGGGCGCGAGCACAGACACCCTGCTCACGGCCTACAGCCGTCCGTGCCTCTCCGTCTCCGGCTGCTGCCATCTTTTCGACCGCGCCGCCCTCGACGCGTGCGGACACTTCGACATACGCTTCTCGCCAAGCCAGTTCGACGACCTCGAACATGACCTGCGTACCGTCCTCTCCGGACGCGAAGTGTGGTATGCAGGCGGCGTGCGGGTGCGTCATGTCCAGCATTCGAGCCTGCGTCAGGCGGCGGACAGGGCACGTAGCGCACATATTTTCGGCAACAGGATCAAACTCGAACACCTCTACCCCGCACAGCGTGCAGCCGAGGCCCGCGAGACTTCGGCACTGGCCGCGCGCCGGGACCTGCTGCGCAAGGCCAGCCGCCTTGCCGGCACTGGAAGCCGACCATGAAAGCCCCTCTCGTCTCCATCATCATCCCCGTGTGGAACCTCTGGGAGTTGACGTGCGCCTGCCTCGACAGCATCCGGGCGCACACCCCCGGCAATGCCGTGGAGGTCATCGTCGTGGACAACGGTTCCGACGACACCACGGCAACAGCACTCGCCCCCACGGGCGAGGGCCTCTTCGGTGCAAGATTCCGCCGCATACGGCTTGAGACCAACAGGGGCTTCGCCGTGGCGTGCAACCTTGGCGCCGCCAAAGCACAGGGCACCTACCTGCTGCTGCTCAACAACGACACGGTGCTCTCACCCGGCTGGCTGCCGCCACTCCTGCGCGAATTCGACGACGAACCCAGAACAGGTGCTGCGGGGCCGCTGCTGGTCTACCCTGACAGCGGCAGGGTTCAACACTGCGGCATCGCCTTCGCGCCCACCTTGCAGACGGAACACCTCTACGCGAACTTTCCCGCCACGCATCCCGCCGTCCGCGCCCGGCGCACCCTTCAGGCCATCACCGGCGCAGCGATGCTGCTGCCCACGGCCCTCTTCCGCCAATGCGGCGGCTTTCATGAAGGATACAAGAACGGCTGCGAAGACCTCGAACTCTGCTGCCGCATCCGGGAACAGGGGCTGCGTCTCGCCGTGGTGCCCGAAAGCCTCGTGGCACACCACGAAAGCCGTACTCCCGGGCGCAAGGAGCATGACGCGGCCAACGCCACCCTGCTCAACCGACGCTGTTCGGGCTGCTTCGGCCCCGACCTGCACCGGCATGCCCTGCGCGACGGTTTCGCCATCGCCCTCACGCCGTGGCTCGACACCTACCTTACCCTGCCGCCCGGCCGCGAAGCGGCACTCACGCGCGAGCATATCACCGACTTCGACCCCGGACGCTGCTGGGAAACCCTGCAAGGCGAACCGCTCTGGCATGGCGGGTACGAGATGCTGTGCTCCATCCTCGACGAGGCCGGACGCCACGCCGAAAGCGCAGGGGTACGGCTGCTTCAGGCGGGATTCTTCCCCACGCTGCCCGGGTTCAGGCAGTTGGCCCGGTCGGCGGCGCTGTCTGGCAATGACGAACTGGCGCGACAGGCCGCGGAGAAGATGCAACACATCGGCGGCATCCTCGAAGACCCTGAACCGCTGGTGACACGCGCCCGTGGCCTTGTGCGCTGGGCACGCCGTGCAGGTGAGCCTGCCGTAGAGGCCCTTTACACGGGGTGGCTCACGGACATCGGCCTCTCGGCTGACGATTGATACGCCCGTCGGGGCCGACCGCAGGGCACAGCCCCACCGGCATGCGATGCCATGCCGGAGAGGGGCGGGACAGACCCCGGCGACGAGTCACGAACTGGTCACTTACGAGTCGCAACACCCCGTGCCCACGCCAGCCGCCCGCCACCGCTTGCGGCGTGGCTGCCGGACATGGCCCCACAACAGGCAAGCCCCCGAAGGAACCATCCTCCGGGGGCTTTCATACGATGCGGGCACGGCGGGTGCGCCCGCGAACGTAGTGGCTACTTCTCAATCCACTGTGCGAGTCGCGCCTCGAACTCTTCGTCCGTATAGGTGGACTTGGCGTACATGCCTGCCACCACGCGCTGCCGCGACGCTTCAGAAAGGAGAATGGCGGCGGCGACAGACACGTTGAAGCTCTGTATCATGCCGTACATGGGGATGTAGACTTCGCCATCGACGACATCCACGAGCTCCTGCGACACGCCGCTGTGCTCGTTCCCCATGATGATGGCGGTGGGCCGGGTGAGGTCGTAGTCCGCAACGGGCTTCGCCACCGGGCTGCAACTGGTGGCCAGCACCTGATGACCGCTGGCGCGCAGTGT
This window encodes:
- a CDS encoding TrmH family RNA methyltransferase; translated protein: MPRDITPERLARLRKVLSWRQKDLTLVLANIHDPHNVSAIYRSCDAFGVAQVHLYYTDTAFPSLSGKTSASARKWVDTVRHQDRDSLMSTLRASGHQVLATSCSPVAKPVADYDLTRPTAIIMGNEHSGVSQELVDVVDGEVYIPMYGMIQSFNVSVAAAILLSEASRQRVVAGMYAKSTYTDEEFEARLAQWIEK
- a CDS encoding glycosyltransferase family 2 protein, translated to MKAPLVSIIIPVWNLWELTCACLDSIRAHTPGNAVEVIVVDNGSDDTTATALAPTGEGLFGARFRRIRLETNRGFAVACNLGAAKAQGTYLLLLNNDTVLSPGWLPPLLREFDDEPRTGAAGPLLVYPDSGRVQHCGIAFAPTLQTEHLYANFPATHPAVRARRTLQAITGAAMLLPTALFRQCGGFHEGYKNGCEDLELCCRIREQGLRLAVVPESLVAHHESRTPGRKEHDAANATLLNRRCSGCFGPDLHRHALRDGFAIALTPWLDTYLTLPPGREAALTREHITDFDPGRCWETLQGEPLWHGGYEMLCSILDEAGRHAESAGVRLLQAGFFPTLPGFRQLARSAALSGNDELARQAAEKMQHIGGILEDPEPLVTRARGLVRWARRAGEPAVEALYTGWLTDIGLSADD
- a CDS encoding glycosyltransferase family 2 protein; the protein is MFSFWNELPDDLRVPLLKGGVGRLHLLSVAEVALQKAGGAPPDAAFRFLRLGGGLMRAAWESAPLEGRTARQMLVLHGAYPFLPTQVARLAAHLADHDTPPADAGALLQVLHSRDAKAICRHLERMRRLEPRNLFWTRQAALMGLAEGCLDWFEGWLAGAEGIPAPLLEAMRADVAFAREAWTDAAAGYARAFRGLPLDVWRIRMGEASYRAGDAGAALAAWQAALPDMPWQVNLLLRCDDVARGRDRPGDLPAGRGAVLLYSWNKADCLPQTLAALAGSDLGDARVIVLDNGSTDGTQEVLAEYRARLGDRLLVVTLPCNVGAPAARNWLLTLPETRSCDWLVFLDDDAVVPPDWLRLFGAAMTAYPGHGVYGCRVVDHAVPMMLQSVDLHLDPGGPSGEPGGPVPVYERRFSVSDIQHQELDFGVFGYMRPCVSVTGCCHLFRREAIDRCGHFDVRFSPSQYDDLEHDIRHAVAGDLPVYQGHLRVRHMKRSGRAAQADAVHLSSAWANLYKLQMRYTPEDFDAVRQREHEALLADVLQRCSG
- a CDS encoding glycosyltransferase family 2 protein, which encodes MSSSPSSASIAALVDLCCTHVPLWECGALGADNAWRLASTALQTGDAALCGVGAQLARFAWEADPLDPRLSRLVAALEEDGLLAAPAASLAQDVARRCRVPGDHALLHSVTDGNALRDIVLPRLADPAHGAFWLGRGVAWCMSSQAEDAAATLDMLLAAFPGCHPALSHRLRTAYAVLHGTHGEAHTLLETFAPSGRDGVAVANGAEYGGHDATRHGTHTPFMNWAIVRRAALLAEEGDTAEASALLRRVWTAMPWHPNLVLALHELERPHPAPPKDTPPPAILLYSWNKRDVLAATLDSLRASGTGDAPVFVLDNGSTDGTDTMLDAIARQWGSPFTKLHLPVNIGAPAARNWLLSLDALKRHDRVVFLDDDVLLDHGWLDGLLSVAVAHPSAAVVGCRITDAAAPHAVQCADFFALPPALGQRSFADLEEHLFIHGNAGASTDTLLTAYSRPCLSVSGCCHLFDRAALDACGHFDIRFSPSQFDDLEHDLRTVLSGREVWYAGGVRVRHVQHSSLRQAADRARSAHIFGNRIKLEHLYPAQRAAEARETSALAARRDLLRKASRLAGTGSRP